One region of Acidobacteriota bacterium genomic DNA includes:
- a CDS encoding histidinol-phosphatase has protein sequence MGRKVGDYFHYSGAIHIHTTESDGTKSLEEVIAIGREADLDFMMFADHMGLTNRRAGGEGVYGKTLVVIGYEHNDPEDRHHYMIFGSPDVYPGTMSVAEYVAAGSADGALGIIAHPDETRPREGKHPPYPWIDWSVRGYDGIELWNQMSEWMEKLRPWNKLAMAFSPRKSMVGPTAKVLKIWDDVSRAGKLVGVVGVDAHAFPVKVGPLTVTIFPYKVHFRCLRTHIILPEPMSRDFVTARRQLYDALRNCRVFCSNMRWGVADDFRFSARNDKEYAICGGRLTSADNTRLTVRLPSVATVKLVANGETVLQTVSDTVEYAVKMPGIYRVEAWKGKRSWILSNHIRVGL, from the coding sequence ATGGGTAGAAAAGTCGGCGATTACTTCCACTATTCGGGGGCCATTCACATTCATACGACCGAGTCGGACGGCACCAAGTCACTTGAAGAAGTAATTGCGATCGGCCGCGAGGCGGACCTTGACTTCATGATGTTCGCCGATCACATGGGACTGACCAACCGGCGCGCCGGCGGGGAAGGAGTCTACGGCAAAACCCTTGTCGTTATAGGCTACGAGCACAACGATCCTGAGGACAGGCACCACTACATGATATTCGGCTCTCCCGACGTCTACCCGGGAACGATGAGCGTTGCCGAGTACGTTGCCGCCGGGTCGGCCGATGGAGCGCTGGGGATTATCGCGCACCCCGACGAGACTCGTCCCCGCGAGGGCAAGCACCCCCCGTATCCGTGGATTGACTGGTCCGTGCGCGGATACGACGGTATAGAGTTGTGGAACCAGATGTCGGAGTGGATGGAGAAGCTGCGCCCCTGGAACAAGCTCGCCATGGCTTTCTCGCCGAGAAAATCGATGGTCGGCCCGACCGCGAAGGTACTGAAGATCTGGGATGACGTCAGCCGGGCAGGAAAGCTGGTCGGAGTGGTCGGCGTGGACGCTCATGCGTTTCCGGTGAAAGTCGGCCCGCTGACCGTGACTATTTTCCCCTACAAGGTTCATTTTCGCTGCCTCAGGACGCACATCATCCTGCCCGAGCCGATGTCGCGCGACTTTGTCACGGCCCGGCGCCAGCTATATGACGCCCTGCGTAATTGCCGCGTGTTCTGCTCCAACATGCGCTGGGGTGTGGCCGACGATTTCCGGTTTTCCGCACGGAACGACAAGGAATACGCCATCTGTGGCGGTCGCCTCACGTCGGCCGACAACACCCGTCTTACTGTCCGGCTTCCCTCCGTCGCTACCGTTAAACTGGTGGCCAACGGCGAAACAGTGCTTCAGACCGTCTCAGACACGGTAGAGTATGCCGTTAAGATGCCCGGCATCTACCGGGTGGAAGCCTGGAAAGGTAAACGGAGCTGGATCCTCTCTAATCACATCCGGGTAGGGCTGTGA
- a CDS encoding NADH-quinone oxidoreductase subunit A, with amino-acid sequence MFETFYPILFLVFLASFLALAMAAISVLLGRRSRLGKKGQAYECGVDPVGTTKGPVPIKFFLIAISFILFDIEVIFLLPWAVVARDLGMFGFVAILIFVVVILVGYIYEVGRGALKWE; translated from the coding sequence ATGTTTGAAACGTTTTACCCTATACTTTTCCTGGTGTTTCTGGCCTCGTTCCTGGCCCTGGCCATGGCCGCTATATCGGTCCTTCTAGGGCGACGGAGTCGGCTGGGAAAGAAAGGCCAGGCGTACGAGTGCGGAGTAGACCCCGTGGGCACCACCAAGGGCCCGGTGCCCATCAAGTTCTTCCTGATCGCCATCTCCTTCATTCTCTTTGACATCGAGGTGATATTCCTGCTGCCCTGGGCGGTCGTGGCGCGTGATCTCGGTATGTTCGGGTTCGTGGCTATTCTCATCTTTGTCGTCGTCATCCTTGTGGGTTACATCTATGAAGTCGGGCGGGGAGCACTGAAATGGGAATAG
- the nuoD gene encoding NADH dehydrogenase (quinone) subunit D, which produces MDKRTLTINMGPQHPSTHGVLRVELEVEGETVIRARPVIGYLHTGIEKTMESKLYHKAIPATDRMDYLAPMSNNLGYCLAVEKLMDIEVPEKVKWARVILAELTRINSHLVWVGTHAMDLGAVSMVLYAFREREMVVDVYEACGGQRMMTSYIRIGGLAHDLPADFDRKVRKIIKVLPDKLEDYEKLLTFNEIFINRTRGVAVISAEDAINYSLSGPMLRGSGVKHDLRKDNPYSGYENFDFEIPTGRHGDAYDRYKLRLEEMRQSMRIMQQALDGMPEGPYRAHVPGVVLPPKEDVLHKMEAMIYHFKIITDGFKAPPGAVYQAIESPKGEIGFYISSDGSNKPNRVRVRPPSFVNLASLPALVEGRLLSDVVCAIGSIDIILGEVDR; this is translated from the coding sequence ATGGACAAGAGAACCCTGACCATCAACATGGGGCCGCAGCATCCCTCGACGCACGGAGTTTTGCGAGTTGAGCTCGAGGTGGAGGGTGAGACGGTGATCAGGGCCAGACCCGTCATCGGTTACCTGCACACGGGCATTGAAAAGACGATGGAATCCAAGCTGTACCACAAGGCGATTCCCGCTACCGACCGCATGGATTATCTGGCGCCGATGTCGAACAACCTGGGCTACTGCCTGGCCGTTGAAAAGCTGATGGACATCGAGGTGCCCGAAAAGGTCAAATGGGCGCGCGTCATCCTGGCCGAACTGACCCGAATCAACTCGCACCTGGTGTGGGTAGGGACGCACGCGATGGATCTCGGCGCAGTCTCCATGGTTCTCTATGCCTTCCGGGAGCGGGAGATGGTGGTGGATGTCTACGAGGCGTGCGGCGGGCAGCGGATGATGACCAGCTACATCCGTATCGGCGGCCTGGCCCACGATCTGCCCGCGGATTTCGACCGGAAGGTCAGGAAGATCATAAAGGTGCTGCCGGACAAGCTGGAGGATTACGAGAAGCTCCTCACCTTCAACGAGATTTTCATAAACCGGACGAGGGGTGTGGCGGTGATTTCGGCCGAGGATGCCATTAACTACTCGCTTTCCGGCCCCATGTTGCGCGGCAGCGGCGTCAAACACGACCTCCGCAAGGACAACCCGTACAGCGGGTATGAGAACTTCGACTTCGAGATCCCGACCGGCCGGCACGGTGACGCCTACGACCGGTACAAGCTGCGCCTCGAGGAGATGCGGCAATCCATGAGGATCATGCAGCAGGCGCTTGACGGTATGCCCGAGGGCCCGTACCGGGCGCACGTCCCCGGCGTCGTGCTGCCGCCCAAGGAAGACGTGCTGCACAAAATGGAAGCAATGATCTATCACTTTAAGATCATCACCGACGGTTTCAAGGCGCCCCCCGGCGCCGTGTACCAGGCCATCGAGTCGCCCAAGGGTGAGATAGGTTTTTATATCTCGTCCGACGGCTCGAACAAGCCCAACCGGGTAAGAGTGCGGCCGCCCTCATTCGTTAATCTGGCCTCGCTGCCGGCGCTCGTCGAAGGACGGCTGCTCTCGGACGTGGTTTGCGCCATTGGATCGATTGACATCATCCTGGGAGAGGTTGACCGGTGA
- the nuoG gene encoding NADH-quinone oxidoreductase subunit NuoG, producing the protein MSKAAKKDAPAVDTVTLTIDGRAVTVRKGTTILQAARDMGIDIPTFCWHPKLKSVGACRMCYVEVERMPKLQVSCATEVMESMVVHTDSDLVKRGRRAVLEFILLNHPLDCPTCDKGGECDLQDLTFAHGFDDSRFAFQKYRFIPEEGESTFDDVQIGPQVILNRNRCILCYKCVRANKEAFGEYDLGAYERGNITEINAAPGQQVDNPFSGNLVEICPVGALTNKDWRYKIRVWLTQTVSSICPYMSSGSNTTIFKESHQNRIFRVTGRGNDDIDDGWLGDVTRYGYQIVHSEDRLRTPLIRKEGTQVQASWDEAMALIGKRLSEIRDQKGCVCIGGLADPLMDNATLYSFSKLIRRTLGSHNIDYRIDYRMLPKGSDDDYSILASRPFRIADIDDSDVIVTLGTDLLKEHPNEYLRIRKAYNFHQARVFVLNPYSVKASDVAERELVYRLGTDEALVSALCLAAVEENLVPAADLDQLRQAAGFQAAADAARVCGVDPADVKAVARAMAAASKVTFIAGEIVSRSKDRQAIAAALCNLNRVFGLEGKGQIAVLARYANSMGAAQLGVSPDPPAPVKDQLKAIWSGWPDAEPCNTDSMMVNMRKEEIDGLVIMGANPIMLYPDREFTRESLEKLDFLVVCDLFETETTTLADVALPLSSWAEYTGRYVNLEGRVQVAHQAITPLYESKPGYEIVEMIAEKLGARLFESAGARDEEIERLLATDSTLPWPASYVKAAGSRDEDDSEYPIPLVIGDDPHHCGHRTEKAGALVDFVGEAYIELSADLAAEYGINDGDSVRVESKVGKIIVPARISDCIENDVVFIPRNFSSTPVTSLLMRKRRLDMVKISKVVS; encoded by the coding sequence TTGTCCAAAGCGGCAAAGAAAGATGCACCGGCGGTGGACACCGTCACGCTGACAATCGACGGCCGTGCTGTCACCGTCCGCAAAGGGACGACTATCCTTCAAGCGGCCCGGGATATGGGTATAGACATCCCTACGTTTTGCTGGCACCCCAAACTCAAGTCGGTCGGCGCCTGCCGGATGTGCTACGTCGAGGTCGAGCGGATGCCCAAGCTGCAGGTTTCGTGCGCCACCGAGGTCATGGAGTCCATGGTGGTGCACACCGACTCGGATCTCGTCAAGAGGGGGCGGCGGGCGGTGCTCGAGTTCATCCTGCTGAACCACCCCCTGGACTGCCCCACCTGCGACAAGGGCGGTGAGTGCGACCTTCAGGATCTGACCTTTGCCCACGGCTTCGACGACAGCAGGTTTGCCTTCCAGAAGTACCGTTTCATCCCTGAGGAGGGGGAAAGCACCTTTGATGACGTCCAGATCGGTCCCCAGGTGATTCTCAACCGCAATCGGTGCATTCTCTGCTACAAGTGCGTTCGCGCCAACAAGGAAGCGTTCGGCGAGTACGACCTCGGGGCCTACGAGCGCGGCAATATCACCGAGATCAACGCCGCGCCCGGGCAGCAGGTGGACAACCCGTTCTCCGGCAACCTGGTGGAAATCTGCCCCGTCGGCGCCCTGACCAACAAGGACTGGCGGTACAAGATCCGCGTGTGGCTGACACAAACGGTGTCCTCGATCTGTCCCTATATGAGCTCCGGCTCGAATACCACGATTTTCAAGGAAAGTCACCAGAACCGCATCTTCCGGGTAACCGGACGCGGCAACGATGATATTGATGACGGCTGGCTTGGCGACGTGACCCGGTACGGTTACCAGATCGTGCATTCCGAGGATCGGCTGAGAACGCCCCTGATCAGGAAAGAGGGCACCCAGGTGCAGGCTTCCTGGGACGAGGCCATGGCTCTGATCGGGAAACGCCTGAGCGAGATACGCGATCAGAAAGGATGCGTCTGCATCGGCGGCCTGGCCGACCCTCTTATGGACAACGCCACCCTGTACAGCTTCTCCAAGCTGATCCGGCGCACGCTCGGCTCCCACAACATCGATTATCGCATAGATTACCGCATGCTGCCGAAAGGATCGGACGACGATTACTCGATACTGGCGTCGCGGCCGTTCAGAATCGCTGACATTGACGATTCGGACGTCATCGTGACGCTGGGCACGGATCTGCTGAAGGAACATCCGAACGAATACCTGCGAATCCGGAAAGCATACAATTTCCACCAGGCCCGCGTCTTCGTGCTGAATCCGTATTCGGTCAAGGCGTCGGATGTCGCTGAACGTGAGCTGGTGTACAGGTTGGGGACCGACGAAGCCCTGGTCAGCGCTCTGTGCCTGGCCGCGGTCGAGGAAAATCTGGTCCCGGCGGCGGACCTCGATCAGTTGAGACAGGCCGCCGGTTTCCAGGCGGCTGCCGACGCCGCCCGGGTGTGCGGGGTGGACCCGGCGGACGTCAAAGCGGTGGCCCGGGCCATGGCCGCAGCCTCGAAGGTTACGTTTATCGCCGGCGAGATCGTCAGCAGATCGAAAGACCGTCAAGCCATCGCCGCCGCCCTGTGCAACCTCAACCGAGTGTTCGGCCTGGAGGGTAAGGGACAAATTGCGGTGCTGGCCCGATATGCCAACTCCATGGGTGCGGCGCAACTGGGTGTGTCACCGGACCCGCCCGCGCCGGTGAAGGATCAACTGAAAGCCATCTGGTCGGGATGGCCGGATGCCGAGCCGTGCAACACCGACAGCATGATGGTCAACATGCGCAAGGAGGAGATCGACGGGCTGGTCATCATGGGAGCCAACCCCATCATGCTTTACCCTGACCGCGAGTTCACCCGTGAGAGCCTCGAGAAGCTCGACTTTCTGGTCGTATGTGACCTCTTTGAGACCGAGACGACGACCCTGGCCGATGTCGCGCTGCCTCTGAGCAGCTGGGCCGAGTATACCGGGCGCTATGTGAACCTTGAGGGCAGGGTGCAGGTGGCGCACCAGGCGATCACGCCCCTGTATGAATCGAAGCCGGGGTACGAGATTGTCGAAATGATCGCCGAAAAGCTCGGGGCCAGGCTGTTTGAGTCAGCCGGGGCCAGGGACGAAGAAATCGAACGACTCCTGGCGACGGATTCCACGCTGCCCTGGCCGGCCTCGTACGTGAAGGCCGCGGGAAGCAGGGATGAAGATGACAGCGAGTATCCCATACCGCTGGTCATCGGCGATGATCCGCATCACTGCGGGCATCGAACGGAGAAGGCCGGTGCCCTTGTAGACTTCGTCGGCGAGGCGTATATTGAGCTTTCCGCGGATCTCGCGGCGGAGTACGGGATCAACGACGGCGATTCCGTTCGCGTGGAATCGAAGGTCGGCAAGATCATCGTGCCGGCTCGGATTTCCGACTGTATCGAGAACGACGTCGTGTTTATTCCGCGCAACTTCTCTTCTACGCCGGTGACGTCGCTGCTGATGCGGAAGCGGCGTCTCGATATGGTCAAAATCAGCAAGGTGGTCAGTTAG
- a CDS encoding NADH-quinone oxidoreductase subunit C, with translation MKDRIREFLQSRFAEAILREETFRGDHSFHIRPQALMDICEALYQDDELDVRYLADITSVDWIGHEEDKNGRFEVVYNLYSLKHKYRFFLKAFLPGDEPRIQSLTSLFNGANWLEREVWDMMGIVFVGHPDLTKILTADELEGHPLRRDFPLTWEQPQFTWNKDEPPEVIR, from the coding sequence ATGAAAGACCGAATCAGGGAATTCCTGCAGAGCCGTTTTGCCGAGGCGATCCTCCGCGAGGAAACCTTCAGGGGTGACCACTCATTCCATATCAGGCCCCAGGCACTCATGGACATATGCGAGGCGCTGTACCAGGACGACGAGCTTGACGTCAGGTATCTTGCCGATATCACCTCGGTCGACTGGATCGGCCACGAGGAGGACAAGAACGGCCGCTTCGAGGTCGTGTATAACCTGTATTCCCTGAAACACAAGTACCGCTTCTTTCTCAAGGCCTTTCTGCCCGGAGACGAGCCCCGGATTCAAAGCCTTACCAGTCTCTTCAACGGGGCCAACTGGCTGGAGAGAGAGGTCTGGGATATGATGGGCATTGTCTTCGTCGGGCACCCCGACCTCACCAAGATTCTGACGGCCGATGAACTGGAGGGGCACCCCCTCAGGCGTGATTTCCCCCTGACCTGGGAACAGCCGCAGTTCACCTGGAACAAAGACGAGCCGCCCGAGGTGATCAGGTAA
- the nuoF gene encoding NADH-quinone oxidoreductase subunit NuoF: MTFYSPVRTNAASVAGSDKLHLFRHVEDPGQFKLETYEAHGGWQAWKKALTSMTAEQVIEEVKQSGLRGRGGAGFPAGMKWGFVPKNSPKPRYVICNADESEPGTCKDRVILERDPHAVIEGMAIAAYAIGSHLMFCYIRGEFNHCIERVEAALQEAYARGHLGKNIYGTGYDLDMIVHTGGGAYICGEETALLNSLEGEKGLSRIRPPFPAVEGLYGCPTIVNNVETLASVPHVINHGAGWYRSLGTEKSTGTKIFSLTGHVKQPGNYEVELGFNLKKLIYDPEYGGGILGDRKLKGVIPGGASTPLLTEDMIDVGLDYEALTAAGSMLGSGAVIVFHEQTCIVWVMLKLIHFFRHESCGKCTPCREGTGWLEQIIRRIEDGSGSPGDIETIDDVCSNILGRTICPLGDAAVMPIQSAIRLYCDEWDYHIKNKQCMVRSDFGF, from the coding sequence GTGACGTTCTACTCGCCCGTCAGAACCAACGCCGCTTCCGTGGCCGGCAGTGACAAGTTGCATCTGTTCAGGCACGTCGAGGATCCGGGCCAGTTCAAGCTCGAGACATACGAGGCCCACGGGGGCTGGCAGGCATGGAAAAAGGCTCTCACCTCGATGACCGCCGAGCAGGTTATCGAAGAGGTCAAACAGTCCGGGCTGCGCGGTCGCGGCGGGGCCGGGTTTCCGGCCGGGATGAAATGGGGATTTGTGCCGAAGAACTCCCCCAAGCCCCGATACGTGATCTGCAACGCCGACGAGTCGGAACCCGGAACGTGCAAAGACCGGGTCATCCTGGAGCGCGACCCGCATGCCGTGATCGAGGGTATGGCCATTGCCGCTTACGCCATCGGCAGCCACCTGATGTTCTGCTACATCCGGGGCGAGTTCAACCACTGTATCGAGCGGGTAGAGGCGGCCCTGCAGGAGGCGTACGCCCGGGGCCACCTCGGCAAGAACATTTACGGCACGGGGTACGATCTCGACATGATCGTCCACACCGGTGGAGGGGCGTACATTTGCGGCGAGGAGACGGCGCTGCTGAATTCTCTCGAAGGGGAGAAGGGTCTGTCCCGCATCCGTCCGCCGTTCCCGGCCGTCGAAGGCCTGTACGGATGCCCGACCATCGTTAACAACGTCGAGACGCTGGCCAGCGTGCCCCACGTGATCAATCACGGGGCCGGCTGGTACCGCTCCCTCGGCACGGAGAAATCCACCGGCACAAAGATCTTCAGCCTGACCGGTCACGTCAAACAGCCCGGGAATTACGAGGTCGAGCTGGGTTTCAATCTGAAAAAGCTCATCTATGATCCGGAATACGGCGGCGGGATTCTCGGCGACAGGAAGCTCAAGGGCGTTATCCCGGGCGGGGCGTCGACGCCGCTGCTGACCGAGGACATGATCGACGTCGGCCTTGACTACGAGGCGCTGACGGCAGCCGGCTCCATGCTCGGCTCAGGCGCCGTCATCGTGTTCCATGAACAAACCTGTATCGTCTGGGTCATGCTCAAGTTGATCCATTTCTTCAGGCACGAGTCGTGCGGCAAGTGCACCCCCTGCCGCGAGGGGACCGGGTGGCTGGAACAGATTATCCGCCGCATCGAGGACGGCTCGGGGAGTCCCGGTGACATCGAAACAATCGATGATGTGTGCAGCAATATCCTTGGCCGCACGATCTGTCCGCTCGGTGACGCGGCCGTGATGCCCATACAGTCGGCCATCAGGCTGTACTGCGATGAATGGGACTACCATATCAAGAACAAACAATGCATGGTAAGATCGGATTTCGGTTTTTAG
- the nuoE gene encoding NADH-quinone oxidoreductase subunit NuoE: MILTEESIARIRGKASAYPHRKSAILPALTIACRQVGFVSDEIYREISRAINVPEVEIAEAATFYTMFPKRPTGRYLIQVCHNISCALLGADSLVAYLEEKLGIKKGETTSDKLFTLISVECLGSCATAPMMQINQDYHENLTREKVDQIIDELRAKGETEART, from the coding sequence GTGATTCTGACTGAAGAGTCAATCGCGCGCATCAGGGGAAAGGCGTCGGCGTACCCGCACCGCAAGTCCGCCATACTGCCGGCGTTGACAATAGCCTGCCGCCAGGTCGGCTTTGTCAGTGACGAAATCTACCGGGAGATCTCGCGGGCCATCAACGTCCCGGAAGTGGAAATCGCCGAGGCGGCGACCTTTTACACCATGTTTCCCAAGAGGCCGACCGGCCGATACCTGATCCAGGTGTGTCATAACATATCGTGCGCCCTTCTCGGAGCCGACAGCCTGGTTGCGTACCTCGAAGAGAAACTCGGCATCAAGAAGGGTGAGACGACGAGCGACAAGCTCTTCACGCTCATTTCCGTGGAGTGTCTCGGTTCGTGCGCGACGGCCCCGATGATGCAGATAAACCAGGATTACCATGAAAACCTGACCCGCGAGAAGGTCGATCAGATCATCGATGAGTTGCGCGCGAAAGGGGAGACGGAGGCCAGGACGTGA